In the Arachis ipaensis cultivar K30076 chromosome B10, Araip1.1, whole genome shotgun sequence genome, one interval contains:
- the LOC107624169 gene encoding transcription factor bHLH112, whose translation MAEEFQATICGDNYWWNSNRSLFSLMGGSMTCSVAAANDSANNYGSFWQGSDFMDFKGATTKSSFKEEDTDKCSNNESSISAAVAGGTVGSIFINSTSQMMSYGLSSSPSSPWNNPSLFGCNERSENNFQSVVLQEETGLDPSSNNSQQIQQQQEFSSSMGGGFTVESSLSASHDYPLMQAGLFGSTDSSSSLFTTNQPTLPELSPIWSTVSSFTKPSSFMEPKQLNGLQFSNNTPFCNASTEETLYNIRSDIFSSSSSQPQLYQTSPTTFDNSKPNNALTSTPLNKLKREESPEKASSSVCSKNVSGRVFKKARIETPSPLPTFKVRKEKLGDRITALQQLVSPFGKTDTASVLHEAIEYIKFLHDQVNVLTAPYMKNGSSIQDQQGCDYEKDSKCLTQDLSSRGLCLVPVASTFPMATETTADFWTPTFGDSLIGNVAGSHQ comes from the exons ATGGCCGAGGAGTTTCAAGCTACAATTTGTGGTGATAACTATTGGTGGAACTCAAATAGAAGTTTGTTCTCTTTGATGGGGGGATCAATGACGTGTTCTGTAGCAGCTGCTAATGATTCAGCAAACAATTATGGCTCTTTCTGGCAAGGTTCTGATTTCATGGATTTCAAGGGAGCAACAACAAAATCTTCTTTTAAAGAAGAAGATACAGACAAGTGTAGTAATAATGAATCATCAATATCAGCAGCAGTAGCAGGTGGAACCGTTGGGAGTATCTTCATCAATTCCACCTCACAAATGATGAGTTATGGCCTCTCATCTTCACCATCATCCCCTTGGAATAATCCTTCTctatt TGGTTGTAATGAAAGGTCAGAAAACAATTTCCAATCTGTTGTGCTTCAAGAAGAAACGGGATTAGATCCTTCTAGTAATAACTCACAACAGATCCAGCAACAGCAAGAATTTTCGAGTTCCATGGGTGGTGGATTTACAGTTGAATCATCATTATCTGCATCTCATGATTACCCCTTGATGCAAGCAGGACTATTTGGTTCGACTGACTCATCATCATCACTCTTCACAACTAACCAACCAACCCTTCCTGAACTGTCACCAATATGGTCTACGGTGTCTTCCTTTACGAAGCCTTCATCATTTATGGAGCCAAAGCAACTTAATGGATTGCAATTCTCAAACAATACTCCTTTCTGTAATGCTTCAACTGAAGAGACACTTTATAATATAAGATCTGATATCTTTTCTTCGTCTTCTTCTCAACCACAGCTATATCAAACATCACCAACAACTTTTGATAATAGCAAACCCAATAATGCTCTAACTAGTACTCCACTCAACAag TTGAAGAGAGAAGAATCTCCAGAAAAAGCATCATCATCAGTCTGTAGCAAAAATGTTTCTGGGCGCGTCTTCAAAAAAGCAAGAATTGAAACGCCATCTCCTTTGCCTACTTTTAAG GTTCGAAAAGAAAAGTTAGGGGACCGAATTACTGCTCTTCAGCAATTGGTATCACCTTTTGGAAAG ACGGACACTGCATCGGTTCTACATGAAGCCATTGAGTACATCAAATTTCTTCATGATCAAGtcaat GTTTTAACTGCTCCATATATGAAAAATGGGTCTTCCATTCAAGATCAACag GGATGTGATTATGAAAAGGATTCAAAATGTTTAACGCAAGATTTGAGTAGTCGAGGGCTTTGTTTGGTACCAGTTGCAAGCACATTTCCGATGGCTACTGAGACCACCGCTGATTTTTGGACGCCTACATTTGGAGACTCACTCATCGGCAATGTGGCAGGTAGTCATCAATGA
- the LOC107620010 gene encoding uncharacterized protein LOC107620010, with protein sequence MQFVMNRLISDNQSAFVKGRLISDNVLIAHEFMHSLKNKRYGEWDLALKLDMNKAYDRVEWSFVGNVMKKLGFCKKWLDWIQECVMTVSYSITVDGQPHGYFKPCRGLRQGDSLSPYLFLFCAEGLSHLLHRGEQRQDIFGLRLNHRCARISHLFFADDSILFSWGSEGDCQNLLSILQVYEQVSGQVVNLDKSSVFFSNNTPIQTRDRLAEILQVPHVGNQNKYLGLPSVVQRSKRVTFNYIRNKVNKKLQHWKRALLFSSGREVLIKAVATAVPLYTLSCFKLPDTLMEDIQCFMLNFWWGQKRDKRRIHWIGWKITCRPRAQGGLNFKNLKAFILAMLAKQGWRLLKQPNSLISKVYKSKYYKYTDFLRAEAGNNPSWGWKSVLEGRKVLEKGLLWKIGRGISVRIREDSWVKEFTTITLNSNVRPYRYQFGFHTSYYQTDNGIRVKSENGSIQKFFKQLYRPIYTMGKILLPG encoded by the coding sequence ATGCAGTTTGTTATGAACAGACTAATTAGTGACAATCAAAGCGCTTTTGTTAAAGGGAGGTTAATAAGTGACAATGTTCTTATAGCTCATGAGTTCATGCACTCTCTGAAAAATAAGAGGTATGGAGAGTGGGATTTAGCTCTGAAGCTGGACATGAACAAAGCATATGACAGGGTGGAATGGTCTTTCGTTGGGAATGTCATGAAGAAGTTGGGTTTCTGTAAAAAATGGTTAGATTGGATTCAGGAATGTGTGATGACGGTTTCTTATTCTATTACTGTGGATGGTCAACCTCATGGCTATTTTAAGCCATGTAGAGGGCTGCGACAAGGCGACTCTCTCTCTCCCTATCTATTTCTATTTTGTGCAGAGGGACTCTCCCATCTGCTCCACAGAGGAGAACAAAGACAAGATATTTTTGGATTGAGACTCAATCACAGATGCGCTAGAATCAGTCATTTATTTTTTGCAGATGACTCTATCCTATTCAGTTGGGGCTCAGAAGGAGATTGTCAGAACTTACTGAGTATTCTACAAGTATATGAACAAGTCAGTGGACAGGTTGTTAACTTAGATAAATCTTCAGTCTTTTTCAGCAACAACACTCCAATTCAGACTCGGGATCGGTTAGCAGAGATATTACAAGTTCCTCATGTCGGTAATCAGAACAAATACCTTGGCTTGCCTTCGGTTGTTCAGAGATCGAAAAGAGTAACATTTAATTACATAAGAAATAAGGTAAATAAAAAACTACAACACTGGAAGAGAGCTCTCTTGTTTTCGAGTGGCAGAGAGGTTTTGATCAAGGCAGTAGCCACAGCGGTTCCATTGTACACTTTGAGTTGTTTCAAGCTACCAGACACTCTAATGGAAGATATACAATGTTTCATGCTCAATTTTTGGTGGGGCCAGAAAAGGGACAAAAGAAGAATACATTGGATTGGCTGGAAAATTACATGTAGACCGCGGGCTCAAGGAGGactgaatttcaaaaatttaaaggccTTCATCCTTGCAATGTTAGCAAAGCAAGGGTGGAGACTTTTAAAGCAGCCAAACTCCCTAATATCAAAGGTGTATAAAAGTaaatactataaatacactgatttCCTAAGAGCAGAAGCAGGGAACAACCCATCATGGGGATGGAAAAGTGTATTAGAAGGAAGAAAAGTCTTAGAAAAAGGCCTACTGTGGAAAATTGGAAGAGGTATCTCAGTAAGGATCAGAGAAGATTCTTGGGTCAAGGAATTCACTACAATTACTCTTAATTCTAATGTCAGACCATATCGATACCAATTTGGGTTTCATACCTCATATTACCAAACAGACAATGGAATCAGAGTAAAATCAGAGAATGGTTCAATCCAAAAATTTTTCAAGCAATTATATAGACCAATATACACAATGGGGAAGATACTGTTACCTGGATGA